In Patescibacteria group bacterium, the genomic window GAAAATCTGTTTGCCACATCAGAAGCGCCAGTAGATTTTATCGGCTTCTTAGAGGAAATTTCAAAAAACACTTATGTTTCTATTAAAATGGCCCCTTCCCCTTTAGCCAAATCTTTAAATGACCCTTGGTTTTCAATGGTTTTTCAGATTAAAACCGTTTCTAGTTTTAGAAACTTCTTAGAATTTATTGAAAAATTAGAAACAGGCCCTTATCTAACTCAGATTAAAAGTTTAAACATTGTTCGCTTAACAAAAGAAAATCTAAGAGCAGAAAGCCTAAGCGGATATTCTATTGGTGATGCCCGAGGGGATTTTTCTGTTAAAGTCTTTGCAAATAAAACATTAGGATTATGAAGAAATTAAAAATAATTAGATTTGAAGAATTGAAAGCTATTATTAAAAAACTGCCTAAAAAACTAGCAGAAAAAGCTTTTTTAAGTTTTTTGGGCCTCTTTATACTTTCAATGATCTTTGGCATGCTTATTTTCTACAGATATAGAGTTGAGCCAGAAGAAACAATACCAGAAACTAGCAAGGTTGGTCTTCAATTCAAGTCAGACCTATATCAGCAAGTGCTTGAAATATGGCAAAACACTGAACAAAAGTTTGAAAAAACTGATACTAAACAATATCCAAATCTTTTTGTCAGATAATAAAGGTAGGGCCTGGGATTTGATTTTTTCTGATTTTAAGATAAAATGATGATATCCTTATTCGCATACAAGTCCCCGTAGTTCAACGGATAGAACACCTGCCTTCTAAGCTGGATATGGGGGTTCGATTCCCTCCGGGGACACTAAAAATCAAGGTAAAAATATTAAACATCATGTTAAAAACAAAGAAAAAAGAAAAAATCATTAAAGATCACAAAAAGCACGAACAAGATACTGGATCACCAGAAGTGCAGATTGCATTGCTTAGTGAACAGATAAAAGAGCTTTTAAGTCATTTAAAAAAACACCCGAAAGACCTTCATTCAAAGAAAGGTTTACTCAAAATGGTTTCAAAAAGAAGAAATCTTTTAAAATTCCTTAAGAGTGAAAGCACAAGAAGGTATAATACCATTATTAAAAAAGTGGGACTTAAAAGATAATTATGACAATGAAGCATGCCAACCAAAGAGTTGCGCTCTTAATTGATGTCCAAAATCTTTATCACTCTGCAAAAAATCTTTACAGTGCACGAGTTAATTTTAGTGAAATTTTAAAAAAAGCAGTAAGCAAAAGAAGCTTAATAAGAGCTTTTGCTTATGTGGTTAGCACAAAAACTGGTGAAGAAAAGCCTTTTTTTGAAGCTTTGACTAAACTTGGAATTGAAACTAAAGTGCGCGAACTGCAAGAATTTTATGGGGGGCTGAAAAAAGCAGATTGGGATGTTGGAATTGCTGTTGATGCAATTAGGATATCATCTAATGTTGACACTATCGTTCTAGCATCAGGAGATGGTGATTTTCTGCAGTTAATTGAATATTTAAAACACAGAGGAAAAAGAGTTGAAGTTATTGCCTTTGGAAGATCAGCTTCTTTAATGCTTAAAAAAGGAGCTGATGAATTTATTGATATGGATAAAAACTCAGGAAAATATCTTTTGAAAAAGTAACAGTTAATAATAATTTTGTGGCTGAAAAATTAAAATTAGAAATTGCTAAAAGAGATTTAATAGTTGAAATTTCGAACCTAGCAGAACAAAGTAATGGTTCTGTTTTTGTTCAATATGGAGAAACAATGATTTTAGCAACTGCAGTAATGTCAGAAAGAGAAACTCGTCTTGATTATTTCCCTCTTAGTGTTAATTATGAGGAAAAATTCTATGCAGCTGGAAAGATTAAAGGTCCAAGATACGTTAAAAGAGAGGGCAGGCCAACAGACGAAGCAATATGTAATTCAAGGTTAATTGACAGGGCTATCAGGCCATTGTTCGATCAAACACTAAAAAGAGACATCCAGGTTATAACAACTATTCTTTCCTGGGACGGAGAAAATGATCCTGACACTTTAGGACTCTTAGCATCATCTTTAGCTCTTTCAATATCTGACATACCATGGCAGGGACCTTTGGCAGCAGTTAGAGTAGGAAGAGTTGAAGATAAATTTATTTTAAATCCAACCTATGAACAAACAGAGAAAAGCAACATGAGTGTTGTTTTTTCTGCAGTAGAATCAGAAAAAGAAATTTTAGTGAACATGATAGACGGAAACTTTAATGAAATAGATGACTCTTTAATTTTAGATGCTTACAAGTTTGCAGAACCTTATCTTAAAAAAATAATTGATTTTGAGAATAAAATTATACGGGAGAAAGGGAAAGAAAAAATTATTATAGCAAGCCCTGTGAAAGAAATTGAGCTTGAAAATGAAGTCAGTAAGATTTTAGAAGGCAAGCTTGAAAAAGCGCTTTTTCAAAAAGATAAGAAATTAAGGAAAAGCGAAGTTGGTCAGTTAAAGGGACGGGTAATTGTTTTTGCAAAAGATAATTATCCAGAGAAAATCAATCTTGCTGTTGAGATTTTTGATGAACAAGTAAAAAAAATCGTCAGAGCTAGTATTTTGGAAAAAGAAAAAAGAATTGATGGAAGAAAGTTAAGCGAAATACGAAAACTTGATTCTAAAGTAGGACTTATACCAAGAAGCCATGGCTCTGGGCTTTTTCTAAGGGGACAGACAAAATCTTTATCAATTCTTACGCTGGGCGCTCCTGGCGATGTTCAATTCCTTGAAGGCATGGAAGTTGTAGGAAAAAAACGTTTCATGCATCATTATAATTTTCCTCCTTATTCTGTAGGAGAAGCAAGGCCAATCAGAGGGCCAGGCAGAAGAGAAATTGGTCATGGTATTTTAGCTGAAAAATCTTTAGCTCCTTTAATTCCCTCTTCTGATGAATTTCCTTATACAATAAGAATTGTTTCTGAAATACTTTCTTCTAATGGTTCAACTAGCATGGCTTCAGTATGCAGTTCTTCTTTGGCACTAATGGATGCTGGGGTGCCGATAAAAGCGCCTGTGGCTGGAATCTCTATTGGTTTAATTGTTGAGCCTGGAGTAAAGTTCCCATCCAGCAAAACTAATTACAAGCTTTTAACTGACATTCTGGGGTCTGAAGATCATAATGGTGATATGGATTTTAAATTAGCTGGTACTAAAAAAGGAGCAACAGCAATTCAGATGGATATTAAAGTGGGTGGGATTACAGAAAAAATATTTAAAGAATCTATAGAAAAAGCTAAAAAATCAAGGCTTGAGATTTTAAATGAAATGGGAAAAACTATAGAAAAAGCAAGGCCAAAGCTATCACCTCATGCTCCAAGGATATTAGTTATTCAGATTAATCCAGAAAAAATTGGCAAGGTTATCGGCCCAGGAGGAAAAATAATAAATGAAATAATTGAAGAATGCAATGTTTCAATTGACATTGAAGAAACAGGAAAGGTTTTCATTACTGCAGAAAAAGAAGAAGCTGCCGAAAAAGCTGTTTCATGGATAAAAAACATTACCAAAGAAGTTAAAGTTGGAGAGATATTCCAGGGCAAAGTAATACGAATACTTGATTTTGGCGCTTTTGTTGAAATCCTTCCCGGACAAGATGGTTTGATTCATATTTCTAAATTAGCTCCATACAGGGTGCAAAAAGTTACAGACATTGTTAAAATAGGAGATATGGTAGAAGTTAAAATAATTTCTATTGACGAGGAAGGAAGGATAAACCTCTCTCTTAATGATGAAAAACATGCAAGAGCAAAAAAACGAAGATAATAAAAAAGAATTAAAATTTTTAAAAGCTAAAGTCAGAGCTCCTTTAGAAGAGGCTCAGGAAAGATTAAGAAAATCTTCTATTAATGAAGAACGAAGCTCTTTTTCTCAACAAGAACAAAAACCTACTCCTGCGCCAATAGTTCAAACTCCGCCCTCACAAAAACAACCTGAAAAAATATTAGAACCAACTCCAATCCCAGCACCAACACCAGCACCAGCACCAACTCCAAGCCCAACTCCGGCACCGACTCCAAAACCAACACCGCAAGTTTCAGAACAACAAGCAAAACAAGAATTAGAAAAAGCTCTAAAACAAGAACCAAGCTTAAAAGATGTAATGCCTGCACCTGAAAAACCTAAGATAGAGCCTGAAAAACCAATACCACAACCTGTTTATGAAAAACCAGAGGCACCTCCAGCTCCAAAAGAAGAAAAATTAGAGCACTTAAAAAGAGGGGAGATTAGAACAATGCAGAAAGATATTAAAAGCCAAAGAGAGTTTGAGGCAAAACAAGAAAGGCAAAAAATTGTAGGATTGCAACAAGAGAGACAAAAGCCAGCATTTGAAAAAATTGAACCCCAAGAACCAAAACCAACAATACCAGAAGAAACCCTTATCCCTCAACCACCAACGCCCCCCTCTCCTTTAAAAAAGATTTTAACCAGAGCGGGTTTTTTTATTATTTTATTTTTAATTATTGGATTTGGTTATTGGTTTTTTTCTCAAAGACAACAGCCAGTAACTGATGAAGAGGCCTCTCAGCAAGAACAGGAAATTGTTGAACAAGAACCAGAAAAAGAACCAGAAATTGCAGTTTCTAAATCTTTAATTTCTGTTAAAGATACATTAACTTTTAATGCAACAAGCTCTGAAAGTTTAAGTAAAATCTATGCTCAAATCATTACCCAATCTTTAACAGAAAATGAGTTTGTGCGCATCGTTATTAAAAATGAAGATGAAAAACGATTATTAACACTTAATGAAATTGCAACTGCTTTTGGCATTACAGTGCCCTCTGATGTTTCAGAAAGCTTAAAAACTGATTCTTTAAATCTATTAGTTTATTCTCAGGAACATGGTAAAAGAGCTGTAATGATTTCAGAAATTGAAAGTAAGCAGAATTTAAATACAGCGCTTTTGGCTTGGGAAAATGAAGTAATCGCGAATGGGTTAAATGTTTTAGGACAAACAATTCCAACTATTTCTACAAACTTCAGAGATTATGCTTTTGAAAATGTTCCTTTCCGCTTTTTAACAATATCAATGAATGATTTAGGAATCTGTTATGTTGTATATAATAATTACTTCGCCCTGAGTTCTTCTTTCAAAAGCATAGAAGAAACAATAAAAGCCTTTAAACAGCAGGCAGTTATAAATGAACTGAAAGATAAGGCTGGCCAGTTATTTATTGTGGGATTTAAAGGGAAAACAGTTGATTCAGATCTTGAACAATTTTTTAAAAAATATAAACCAGGCGGAGTGCTACTTTTGTCTGAAAACATTGAAAATGAAGAACAATTAAAAGCTTTAACTGCTGATCTTCAGGCTCTTTCAGAAAAAGAAACAGGTCTGCCTCTTTTCATTGCTGTTGATCAAGAAGGGGGTCAAATATCAAGAATTGACTTTTTAACAGAAAAAACCAAACAATCTGAAATCACAAGCGAGAATTACGCTTATGCAGTTGGACTTAAAAGAGGTGAAGAGCTTAAAAATTTAGGAGTAAACCTTAATCTGTCTCCTATTTTGGATGATGCTCAAACTAATGACTTTGTTTATGAACGTTCGTTTCAAAAGCTAGTTGAAACCATAGGCAATCTGGCAAAATCCATTATTACAGGACAAAAAGATGCCGGCATTTTAACTGCTATCAAGCATTTCCCTGGCTATGTGAATATTGATTTTAATCCTGAAGATAGATTAGCTACAACTAATCTCCCAGAAATATCTCAGTTCAAAACAGCGCTTGAATCAAATCCTGAAATAGTAATGAGCTCGAATGTAATTTATTCTGATCTTGATCCTAATCTGCCTTTTTCATTTTCTTCAACAAGTATTGAGTTTTTAAAAAGTGAATTAGGTTCTGACATTTTAATTATTTCTGATGATTTAAGCCAAAGCTCATTGCTTAATAATTTTACTTTAAAAGAAATAATGACTAAACCAATTTTGGCTGGAAATGATATTTTGATTTTTTCTGGCTGGCGAAGTCCGGTCAATCAAGCTTTGGATGAATTTTTAAAAGCTGTAGAAAACCAGGAAATTTCACAAGATATTATCAATAATGCTTACTTAAAAATTTCTCAGCTTAAAACTAATTTAGAATAATAAAAATATGGATAAAAAAGCTACCCAACAAATACAAGAAAAATTAATAAAAGAAAAAGCTCAAATTGAAAAACAGCTTAAGTCTTTTGCTGATAAAGACGAGAATTTAAAAGGAGATTGGGACACTAGATTTCCTAAATGGGATGGTGGTTCTGGCAGTTCAGCGTTAGAAACTGCAGCTGATGCAGTTGAAGAATACAGCAGTCTTTTGCCAATAGAACACAACTTAGAACTT contains:
- the rpsO gene encoding 30S ribosomal protein S15, with product MMLKTKKKEKIIKDHKKHEQDTGSPEVQIALLSEQIKELLSHLKKHPKDLHSKKGLLKMVSKRRNLLKFLKSESTRRYNTIIKKVGLKR
- a CDS encoding NYN domain-containing protein, whose product is MTMKHANQRVALLIDVQNLYHSAKNLYSARVNFSEILKKAVSKRSLIRAFAYVVSTKTGEEKPFFEALTKLGIETKVRELQEFYGGLKKADWDVGIAVDAIRISSNVDTIVLASGDGDFLQLIEYLKHRGKRVEVIAFGRSASLMLKKGADEFIDMDKNSGKYLLKK
- a CDS encoding polyribonucleotide nucleotidyltransferase, whose protein sequence is MAEKLKLEIAKRDLIVEISNLAEQSNGSVFVQYGETMILATAVMSERETRLDYFPLSVNYEEKFYAAGKIKGPRYVKREGRPTDEAICNSRLIDRAIRPLFDQTLKRDIQVITTILSWDGENDPDTLGLLASSLALSISDIPWQGPLAAVRVGRVEDKFILNPTYEQTEKSNMSVVFSAVESEKEILVNMIDGNFNEIDDSLILDAYKFAEPYLKKIIDFENKIIREKGKEKIIIASPVKEIELENEVSKILEGKLEKALFQKDKKLRKSEVGQLKGRVIVFAKDNYPEKINLAVEIFDEQVKKIVRASILEKEKRIDGRKLSEIRKLDSKVGLIPRSHGSGLFLRGQTKSLSILTLGAPGDVQFLEGMEVVGKKRFMHHYNFPPYSVGEARPIRGPGRREIGHGILAEKSLAPLIPSSDEFPYTIRIVSEILSSNGSTSMASVCSSSLALMDAGVPIKAPVAGISIGLIVEPGVKFPSSKTNYKLLTDILGSEDHNGDMDFKLAGTKKGATAIQMDIKVGGITEKIFKESIEKAKKSRLEILNEMGKTIEKARPKLSPHAPRILVIQINPEKIGKVIGPGGKIINEIIEECNVSIDIEETGKVFITAEKEEAAEKAVSWIKNITKEVKVGEIFQGKVIRILDFGAFVEILPGQDGLIHISKLAPYRVQKVTDIVKIGDMVEVKIISIDEEGRINLSLNDEKHARAKKRR
- a CDS encoding TraR/DksA C4-type zinc finger protein, yielding MDKKATQQIQEKLIKEKAQIEKQLKSFADKDENLKGDWDTRFPKWDGGSGSSALETAADAVEEYSSLLPIEHNLELRLQNIDEALKRIKKGTYGTCEKCKKQISSQRLKINPEAKFCIDCQQKLKNHKS